One Alicyclobacillus vulcanalis genomic region harbors:
- a CDS encoding phosphosulfolactate synthase: MDSQWAELLRLPERPEKPRDVGLSVVIDNGVPAGWFRDAMESNGAWIDAVKFGWGTALVTPRLEEKLDVLNRLGIRYFFGGTLFEKFLIQGRIDDYEAMCRHYGCRDVEISNGTVPLANAEKARLIERFARQFRVWSEVGYKDVKQSLLLPPHRWIQFIREDFSSGASYVITEARESGTSGICRENGELRFGLIEEILEAHLDTNRLVFEAPNKALQTYFIEKLGPNVNLGNVAIADAIPLETLRRGLRSDTFLQFETGDGSLAEAEPVAWQS; this comes from the coding sequence ATGGATTCGCAATGGGCAGAGCTTCTCAGGCTGCCGGAGCGACCCGAGAAGCCAAGGGACGTGGGTCTCTCGGTCGTGATCGACAACGGCGTGCCGGCCGGATGGTTTCGCGACGCGATGGAGTCAAACGGCGCGTGGATCGATGCCGTCAAGTTCGGCTGGGGAACGGCTCTCGTCACGCCGAGGCTCGAGGAGAAGCTGGACGTTCTCAACCGGCTCGGAATTCGCTATTTTTTTGGCGGGACGCTGTTTGAGAAGTTCCTGATACAGGGCCGGATCGACGACTATGAAGCGATGTGCCGCCACTACGGGTGCCGGGACGTCGAGATCTCCAACGGCACGGTACCGCTCGCCAACGCGGAGAAGGCGCGCCTCATCGAGCGATTCGCTCGCCAGTTCCGCGTGTGGAGCGAAGTCGGCTACAAGGACGTGAAACAGTCCCTCTTGCTTCCCCCGCACCGGTGGATCCAGTTTATCCGGGAGGACTTTTCGTCCGGCGCCTCGTATGTGATCACGGAAGCCCGTGAGTCGGGCACGAGCGGCATTTGCCGAGAAAACGGAGAGCTGCGCTTTGGGCTGATCGAAGAGATCCTCGAAGCTCACCTTGACACGAACCGGCTCGTCTTCGAGGCGCCCAACAAGGCGCTGCAGACGTATTTCATCGAAAAACTCGGGCCCAACGTGAATCTTGGCAACGTGGCCATCGCCGACGCCATCCCGCTCGAGACGCTGCGCAGAGGACTGCGGTCCGACACGTTTCTTCAGTTCGAGACGGGCGATGGGTCGCTGGCCGAAGCCGAGCCTGTAGCTTGGCAATCGTGA
- a CDS encoding C40 family peptidase yields MRIQSKWLTGVSVVAVLSLAACPKPVNAETLSQAQQQLAQLQSQKRAVESRLSEDAVKEQTLQNAIRAYQVSIDNVQAQIQANQARMAALRQQEHQLGIQLQQNEAQLNQAEEELAQIVRGEYEDGNVSYLEVLFNATSFTDFLSRLYDLAVVSKTQDQVVQSVKALQASIVEKQHQVQAAEQEAEQVGQQLNQLEAMDEALKQAQQVKLNAVLQDIEQGKQQQGMLESQIQLTQSDIQAIEAATAAAEQKESNAQYVAQQQAALVPADPNSIIGYAEQFLGTPYVWGGESPGGFDCSGFTQYVFSHFGIQIPRTSEEQFAVGVPVSQNDLQPGDLVFFSTYAPGATHVGIYIGNGLMIDAQDMGVSIDNVFNSYWGPKYLGARRFISSGG; encoded by the coding sequence ATGCGGATCCAATCCAAATGGTTGACTGGCGTGTCGGTCGTCGCTGTCCTGTCGCTGGCCGCTTGTCCCAAGCCCGTGAACGCGGAAACGCTTTCTCAGGCGCAGCAGCAACTCGCACAGCTGCAGAGCCAAAAGCGGGCTGTGGAGAGCCGGCTCTCTGAGGACGCTGTGAAAGAACAGACGCTGCAAAACGCCATTCGCGCTTACCAGGTCTCCATCGACAACGTACAGGCGCAAATTCAGGCGAACCAAGCGCGCATGGCGGCCCTTCGTCAGCAGGAACATCAACTCGGCATTCAGTTGCAGCAAAACGAGGCACAGCTGAATCAGGCCGAGGAAGAGCTCGCGCAGATCGTTCGCGGCGAGTATGAGGACGGCAACGTGTCGTATCTCGAAGTCTTGTTCAACGCCACCAGCTTCACGGATTTCCTCTCGCGTCTGTATGATCTCGCGGTGGTCTCCAAGACCCAAGACCAAGTGGTTCAGTCGGTCAAGGCGCTGCAGGCGTCCATTGTGGAAAAACAGCATCAGGTGCAGGCGGCGGAGCAAGAGGCTGAACAGGTGGGCCAACAGCTGAATCAGCTGGAGGCCATGGATGAAGCGCTGAAACAGGCGCAACAGGTGAAGCTGAATGCCGTGCTTCAGGACATTGAGCAGGGCAAACAGCAACAGGGTATGCTCGAAAGCCAGATTCAACTGACGCAGTCAGACATCCAGGCCATCGAAGCGGCGACGGCGGCAGCCGAGCAGAAGGAATCGAACGCGCAGTACGTGGCGCAGCAGCAGGCCGCGCTCGTGCCGGCTGATCCCAACAGCATCATCGGCTACGCAGAACAGTTCTTGGGCACGCCCTATGTCTGGGGCGGCGAATCGCCGGGCGGCTTCGATTGCTCGGGCTTCACGCAGTACGTGTTTTCCCACTTCGGCATTCAAATTCCGCGGACGTCCGAAGAGCAGTTTGCCGTCGGCGTGCCGGTCAGTCAAAATGACCTCCAGCCAGGAGACCTTGTGTTCTTCAGCACCTACGCGCCCGGTGCGACACACGTCGGCATCTATATCGGCAATGGCCTGATGATCGACGCGCAGGACATGGGCGTCTCCATCGACAACGTCTTCAATTCGTACTGGGGACCGAAGTATCTCGGTGCGCGCCGGTTCATCAGCTCGGGCGGTTGA
- a CDS encoding glycosyltransferase: protein MFSNFAWSWLAHALPRAAWLPVLCAVVWTAIFLRTIPDLVRTPRLRPREAVRASPKDCGRVSVVVAARDEREHIGETLASLMRQTYPDLEIIAVDDRSSDGTGDVIDRMAATDARVIPVHVHELPRGWLGKNHALYAGAMRATGDWLLFADADVRFYPDAIERAMAYVHAHRLHHLTVAPRLLASGYLLKLLTAMYIFNYVLFKRPQSAYRRRTRAHAGIGAFNLVSREAYERIGTHRAISLRPDDDLHLGKLIKQRGFRQRFVVAQDMIEIEWYPNLRAMIVGMEKAPLPAFHYSAVLLTAAMALMMALYTLPFAGLVFGPGWYRWIYAYALVLMGILYELHAVFLRLPKHQFLILPVGMLLYSYAFIRSAVLAVRRGGLVWRDTFYTLRELRRGL from the coding sequence GTGTTCTCCAACTTCGCTTGGTCCTGGCTGGCACACGCGCTTCCGCGCGCTGCGTGGCTGCCTGTCCTGTGCGCCGTGGTATGGACGGCCATCTTTCTCCGCACCATTCCAGACCTCGTGCGCACGCCGCGCCTCCGGCCGCGCGAGGCTGTGCGCGCGAGCCCCAAGGACTGCGGGCGCGTCAGCGTCGTCGTGGCTGCGCGCGATGAGCGCGAACATATCGGCGAGACACTCGCCTCGCTGATGCGCCAGACGTATCCCGACCTCGAGATTATCGCCGTCGACGACCGGTCGAGCGACGGAACGGGCGACGTGATCGACCGGATGGCGGCAACGGACGCGCGCGTGATCCCGGTGCACGTCCACGAGTTGCCGCGGGGATGGCTCGGCAAGAATCACGCGCTCTACGCGGGAGCCATGCGCGCGACGGGCGACTGGCTGCTGTTTGCTGACGCGGATGTCCGGTTTTATCCAGACGCCATCGAGCGTGCCATGGCGTACGTGCACGCCCATCGCCTGCATCACCTGACGGTGGCGCCGCGGCTTCTGGCTTCCGGATACCTGCTCAAGCTGTTGACGGCCATGTACATCTTCAATTATGTGTTGTTCAAGCGCCCGCAAAGCGCGTACCGGCGGCGAACCCGGGCGCACGCGGGCATCGGGGCGTTCAATCTCGTCAGCCGCGAAGCGTACGAGCGCATCGGGACACACCGCGCCATCAGCTTGCGCCCGGACGACGATCTGCACCTCGGCAAACTGATCAAGCAGCGCGGATTCCGTCAGCGGTTTGTCGTGGCGCAGGACATGATCGAGATTGAATGGTATCCAAACTTGCGGGCGATGATCGTCGGCATGGAAAAGGCGCCTCTGCCGGCGTTTCACTATTCGGCCGTGCTCCTGACCGCCGCCATGGCGCTGATGATGGCGTTGTACACTCTGCCGTTTGCGGGCCTGGTCTTTGGCCCTGGGTGGTATCGATGGATTTACGCGTACGCACTGGTTCTCATGGGCATTTTATATGAACTTCATGCGGTCTTTCTTCGGCTGCCAAAGCACCAGTTTCTCATCCTGCCCGTCGGCATGCTCCTCTACAGCTACGCGTTCATTCGCTCGGCCGTGCTCGCGGTGCGGCGAGGCGGACTGGTGTGGCGAGACACGTTTTACACCCTGCGCGAGCTGCGCCGCGGGCTCTGA
- a CDS encoding peptidoglycan D,D-transpeptidase FtsI family protein: protein MRFWKREELTEEERRYRRRQFRTRVIYAMTFLSFTGLLVRAAYVQISNGKAFRQAELSIPKARIPVLPQRGWIYDANGQVLAWDKPSLSIVMNRYSTMSDATYQRLAAKLAPVLHQTPQALYSLMKSNQGAIQVTLANNVALAQVAYVVEHQSDLPGVEVIQDYVREYPYGDLAGQVLGYVGAITAENVKRYKGYLYSQKVGETGVEEQYEPLLQGKPGYELVAINSAGNAIAQAGEIAPQNGKNLQLTLDGHEQACAQMIVQSMIQKTSDKNTVENAAAVMLDVKTGGVIAMVSYPYLDPNWFTLGTLSQHAHYASTSGAQVNSAIAMVNYPGSTVKPANLITAMKAGLVSPQTTVQDDGYIYIGKSRKNEDEGFAFGPVDPIKALTVSSDVFFYEVGLWFGKWFGSSATQGGSWPAGDGSYQHYLNTDLARGLNALFQGEADFGLGFKTGIDLPYEEDGRFYILDSEQGNQQVPYDLKASERALARAGEYENHGSPASLADAAIGQSQMFTPLQLAEYALTLANRGVRLTPHVLQAVYEPNGTPTNGARPESTVRPKVAGRVTAAPWQWDLVQRGMVGVTSSSDGTAYGAFAGAPYQVAGKTGTAQIVLGGKPTDNSVFICYAPADHPQVAVAVMAPGGGYGAQFSAVIARQMLDAYFNEHHAPFMPKSGWTDTSIPANWKSSPAYQIPEQSP from the coding sequence ATGCGATTTTGGAAACGCGAAGAACTGACCGAAGAGGAGCGCCGCTACCGCAGGCGTCAGTTCCGCACGCGCGTCATTTACGCCATGACCTTCTTGTCGTTCACAGGCCTGCTCGTGCGCGCGGCGTACGTGCAGATTTCAAACGGCAAGGCGTTTCGGCAAGCCGAGCTCAGCATCCCGAAAGCGCGCATTCCGGTGCTGCCGCAGCGCGGCTGGATTTACGATGCCAATGGCCAGGTTTTGGCCTGGGATAAGCCGTCTTTGTCCATCGTCATGAATCGGTACTCCACGATGTCCGATGCGACGTATCAGCGCCTCGCGGCCAAGCTGGCGCCCGTCTTGCACCAGACGCCCCAGGCGCTTTACAGCCTGATGAAGTCGAACCAGGGCGCGATTCAAGTCACGCTTGCGAACAACGTGGCGCTCGCACAGGTGGCCTACGTCGTGGAGCACCAGTCGGATTTGCCCGGCGTCGAGGTGATTCAGGACTACGTCCGGGAGTATCCCTACGGCGATCTCGCCGGACAGGTGCTCGGCTATGTCGGCGCCATCACGGCCGAAAACGTGAAGCGGTACAAGGGGTATCTGTACAGTCAGAAGGTCGGGGAGACCGGAGTGGAGGAGCAGTACGAGCCGCTCCTTCAAGGAAAACCCGGGTACGAGCTCGTGGCCATCAACAGTGCGGGCAACGCCATCGCCCAGGCGGGGGAGATCGCCCCGCAAAACGGGAAAAATCTTCAGCTCACCCTGGACGGGCACGAGCAGGCGTGCGCGCAGATGATTGTTCAGTCCATGATTCAGAAGACGAGCGACAAGAACACCGTGGAAAATGCGGCGGCTGTGATGCTCGACGTCAAGACCGGCGGCGTGATCGCGATGGTCAGCTACCCGTACCTGGATCCGAACTGGTTTACGCTCGGGACGTTGAGTCAGCACGCCCACTACGCCTCGACGTCGGGCGCGCAGGTGAACAGCGCCATCGCGATGGTGAACTACCCGGGATCGACGGTGAAGCCCGCCAATCTGATCACGGCCATGAAGGCGGGGCTTGTCAGTCCTCAGACGACCGTCCAGGACGACGGGTACATCTACATCGGCAAGTCGCGCAAGAACGAGGACGAGGGCTTTGCGTTCGGCCCTGTCGATCCCATCAAGGCGCTCACGGTCTCGAGCGACGTGTTCTTTTACGAGGTCGGGTTGTGGTTCGGCAAGTGGTTCGGCTCGAGCGCGACGCAAGGTGGATCCTGGCCTGCAGGCGACGGCTCGTATCAGCACTATTTGAACACGGATTTGGCCAGGGGCTTGAACGCCCTGTTTCAAGGGGAGGCGGACTTTGGCCTCGGTTTCAAGACGGGCATCGATCTGCCTTACGAGGAGGACGGAAGATTTTATATCTTGGATTCGGAGCAGGGCAACCAGCAGGTGCCGTACGACCTTAAGGCGAGCGAGCGTGCGCTCGCGAGGGCGGGCGAGTACGAGAACCACGGGTCGCCCGCGAGCCTGGCGGACGCCGCGATCGGCCAATCGCAAATGTTCACACCGCTGCAGCTCGCGGAGTACGCGCTCACGCTGGCGAACCGCGGCGTACGGCTTACGCCGCACGTGCTCCAGGCGGTCTACGAGCCTAACGGCACGCCGACCAACGGCGCTCGCCCAGAATCCACCGTCAGGCCCAAGGTGGCAGGGCGGGTGACGGCTGCGCCTTGGCAGTGGGATCTCGTTCAGCGAGGCATGGTGGGGGTGACGTCGAGCTCCGACGGCACGGCGTACGGCGCGTTCGCGGGCGCGCCGTATCAGGTTGCGGGCAAGACGGGGACGGCACAGATTGTGCTCGGCGGCAAGCCGACCGACAACTCGGTCTTCATCTGCTACGCGCCCGCGGACCATCCTCAAGTGGCGGTGGCCGTGATGGCGCCGGGCGGCGGCTATGGCGCGCAGTTTTCGGCCGTGATCGCCCGGCAGATGCTCGACGCGTACTTCAACGAGCATCACGCGCCGTTTATGCCGAAGAGCGGCTGGACGGACACGTCGATCCCGGCGAACTGGAAGTCGTCGCCTGCGTACCAGATCCCGGAACAAAGCCCGTGA
- a CDS encoding HlyD family secretion protein: protein MNARRLLVIQVIILLVILAAGFVGYYFYHQSTLYLKTDDAQITGRQIVITAPASGEITSWSGTEGAQFSAGDVIGTIAVPGAKGASVSVTAPETSTIVQNQAVNHQFVVAGTPLAYAYNLNDLYVQANVKETNINDVHVGQNVDVYVDAFPGTSFQGVVQQVGLATAATFSLLPQTNNNANFTKVTQVIPVRIRLQTYTGQLVPGMSATVRIHK, encoded by the coding sequence ATGAACGCACGGCGACTTCTCGTCATTCAGGTGATCATCCTCTTGGTGATCCTCGCGGCCGGATTCGTGGGGTACTACTTCTATCACCAGTCCACCCTCTATCTGAAGACGGATGATGCCCAGATCACGGGCAGGCAGATTGTCATCACGGCGCCGGCCTCGGGCGAAATCACCTCGTGGAGCGGGACGGAAGGGGCTCAGTTTTCGGCGGGGGACGTGATCGGCACGATTGCCGTACCGGGCGCCAAAGGGGCCTCGGTGAGCGTCACGGCGCCTGAGACGTCCACCATTGTGCAGAATCAGGCGGTCAATCATCAGTTTGTCGTGGCGGGCACGCCCTTGGCGTATGCCTACAATCTGAACGACCTGTACGTGCAAGCGAACGTCAAGGAGACGAACATCAACGATGTGCATGTCGGGCAGAACGTCGACGTGTACGTCGATGCGTTTCCCGGCACGTCGTTCCAGGGCGTCGTGCAACAGGTGGGCCTCGCGACGGCGGCGACGTTTTCGCTTCTGCCGCAGACCAACAACAACGCCAACTTCACCAAGGTCACGCAGGTCATTCCCGTGCGCATTCGCTTGCAGACGTACACGGGCCAGCTCGTGCCCGGCATGAGCGCCACGGTTCGCATCCACAAGTGA
- a CDS encoding DHA2 family efflux MFS transporter permease subunit: MDGEKTIAARPPEPGPGGPTGEPVVHKGPILFSLILGAFAAILNQTLLNVAVPKLMADFDVSANTVQWLSTGYLLTNGIVIPMTAFLIGTFTTRQLFLGAMFLFGIGTLLCALAPDFPVMLIGRIVQAAGAGVMMPLMMTVILNLYPPETRGRAMGTIGIAMFFAPAVGPTLSGWIVQNASWRVLFYIVLPVAVIDLVVASIFLKNVTERTYPKFEFWSFASSTIGLGSLLYGFSEAGNKGWGSGEVLMSLAVGVVFLILFVIRELTSDHPLLNLRVFRYAGFTIAAVVSCVANMAMFGGSLLTPIYVQDVRGYSALDSGLILLPGAILMGVMSPISGALLDKIGIRPLAIVGLCITVVTTWQLGHVTLETPLRAIMWIYTLRMFGLSFIMMTIMTAGLNHLPRQYNSHGTAAANTVRTVAASLGTSLLITVMTDRSNLHYQQLVNSVQMSNGFLNLTLSQLAQALAAMAPMTLQQAQALVTYLLYGQAQLLSTVEGIDDSFLVAAGIALVALIMSLFLRNVKRTRTLAQPADSSLPAAREMPKRRAVVVRRTLRPRPEG; the protein is encoded by the coding sequence ATGGACGGTGAGAAGACCATCGCCGCGCGCCCACCCGAGCCTGGGCCTGGCGGGCCGACGGGCGAGCCGGTGGTGCACAAGGGGCCCATCCTGTTTTCGCTCATTCTCGGAGCGTTTGCAGCCATCCTCAACCAGACGCTGTTGAACGTCGCGGTGCCCAAGCTGATGGCCGACTTCGATGTGTCGGCCAACACGGTCCAGTGGCTGTCGACGGGGTACTTGTTGACGAACGGCATCGTCATCCCCATGACCGCGTTTCTCATCGGCACGTTCACGACGCGCCAGTTGTTTCTCGGTGCGATGTTCCTGTTCGGCATCGGGACGCTTTTGTGTGCCCTGGCGCCCGACTTTCCCGTCATGCTGATTGGGCGCATTGTGCAGGCTGCGGGCGCAGGCGTCATGATGCCGCTGATGATGACCGTCATCCTGAATCTGTACCCACCCGAGACCCGCGGCCGCGCCATGGGCACCATCGGCATCGCGATGTTCTTTGCTCCGGCCGTCGGGCCGACGTTGTCCGGCTGGATTGTGCAGAACGCGTCGTGGCGCGTGCTGTTTTACATCGTGTTGCCTGTGGCCGTGATCGATCTCGTCGTCGCCTCGATCTTTTTGAAGAACGTCACCGAGCGGACGTATCCGAAGTTTGAGTTCTGGAGCTTCGCGTCCTCGACGATTGGGCTCGGATCGCTGTTGTACGGGTTCAGCGAGGCCGGTAACAAGGGGTGGGGCTCCGGCGAAGTGTTGATGAGCCTCGCTGTCGGCGTGGTTTTTCTCATTCTGTTTGTGATCCGCGAGCTCACCTCGGATCACCCGCTGTTAAACCTGCGCGTCTTTCGCTATGCGGGCTTCACGATCGCCGCCGTCGTCAGCTGCGTGGCGAACATGGCGATGTTCGGGGGCTCGCTTTTGACGCCGATCTACGTGCAGGACGTGCGCGGCTACTCGGCGCTCGATTCCGGGCTGATTTTGTTGCCGGGCGCCATCCTGATGGGCGTCATGTCGCCCATCTCGGGTGCGCTTCTCGACAAGATCGGGATTCGGCCGCTGGCCATCGTGGGGCTGTGCATCACCGTCGTGACCACCTGGCAGCTCGGGCACGTGACCTTGGAGACGCCGCTTCGCGCCATCATGTGGATTTACACGCTGCGCATGTTCGGCCTGAGCTTTATCATGATGACCATCATGACGGCGGGGCTCAACCACTTGCCGCGGCAGTACAACAGCCACGGGACGGCGGCGGCCAACACCGTGCGCACGGTCGCCGCTTCGCTCGGCACGTCGCTGCTCATCACCGTGATGACGGATCGGTCGAACCTACACTATCAGCAACTGGTGAACTCGGTTCAAATGAGTAACGGATTTCTCAACCTGACCTTGTCCCAGTTGGCGCAGGCCCTCGCCGCAATGGCGCCCATGACCCTTCAGCAGGCCCAAGCTCTGGTCACCTACTTGCTCTACGGCCAGGCGCAGCTTCTCTCCACCGTGGAGGGGATCGACGACAGCTTCCTCGTCGCCGCGGGCATCGCCCTGGTGGCGCTCATCATGTCGCTTTTCTTGCGCAACGTCAAGCGCACGAGGACGCTCGCCCAGCCGGCGGACTCTTCTCTGCCGGCCGCCCGCGAGATGCCGAAGCGCCGCGCGGTGGTGGTGCGAAGGACCCTCAGGCCGCGGCCCGAAGGATGA
- a CDS encoding UTP--glucose-1-phosphate uridylyltransferase gives MDIGCAVIPAAGLGTRLRPATLWIPKEMFPVLDTPAIAFALEEAWACGVERIAVIVRPGKTMLVDFVQSWAKERQAQEGRAPEVAFVVQEQPLGLGDAVRRAKPQVGSEPFFVLLPDELFLGTPLALGSLLEGAPARFSAIVGTQKVPLEEVHLYGVVRVGEGCRVVELIEKPKPGEAPSNVAIVGRYAFQPSVFDALAETAPGANGEVQLTDALRLLVPEGVFARHLSAERFDIGSAAGWARAAESLSKMRAHEGVIATAKPPVAAACPAPRR, from the coding sequence ATGGACATCGGATGCGCCGTCATTCCCGCCGCGGGGCTCGGTACCAGACTTCGCCCAGCGACGCTTTGGATTCCGAAAGAGATGTTCCCCGTGCTCGATACGCCCGCCATCGCCTTCGCGCTCGAAGAGGCTTGGGCGTGCGGTGTGGAGCGAATCGCCGTGATCGTCCGTCCGGGCAAGACCATGCTCGTGGACTTTGTGCAATCGTGGGCGAAAGAGCGGCAAGCGCAAGAAGGCCGTGCGCCCGAGGTCGCGTTTGTCGTGCAGGAGCAGCCGCTTGGCCTTGGCGACGCGGTGCGCCGCGCGAAGCCCCAGGTTGGCAGCGAGCCGTTTTTCGTGCTGCTGCCGGACGAGCTGTTTCTCGGGACACCGCTGGCGCTCGGCTCGCTGCTCGAGGGAGCGCCCGCTCGCTTTTCGGCGATCGTGGGTACGCAAAAGGTGCCGCTTGAGGAGGTGCACCTCTACGGTGTGGTCAGGGTGGGCGAAGGATGCCGGGTGGTGGAATTGATCGAAAAGCCGAAGCCGGGTGAAGCGCCATCCAACGTCGCGATCGTCGGGCGGTACGCATTTCAGCCCTCTGTCTTTGACGCGCTCGCCGAAACGGCGCCGGGGGCAAACGGCGAAGTGCAGTTGACCGATGCCCTACGCTTGCTCGTGCCAGAAGGCGTGTTCGCCCGGCACCTGAGCGCCGAGCGGTTTGACATCGGGAGCGCGGCCGGGTGGGCCCGTGCAGCGGAAAGCCTTTCGAAGATGCGCGCGCATGAGGGCGTGATCGCCACAGCCAAGCCGCCCGTGGCGGCGGCCTGCCCTGCGCCGCGCCGCTAG
- a CDS encoding ArnT family glycosyltransferase: MTLDKRRRWTWDKGVLALIAAIALFLNLYALNKEGYANEYYAAAVRSMLESWHNFFFASFDPGGFITIDKPPFDFWIQAAFAYVFGFHGWALILPQALADVGSVLLMYALVKRHFGRVAGLIASAVMAVTPIAVAVSRTNQVDGLLVFLMLLATWFLFRAIETKRLRPLVGVAVMEGLAFNTKMMEAYLILPALYVGYFVACKLSWRKKLAYLGAMTALLGAISFSWATIVQLTPPSDRPYVGSTTDNNEFTLIFGYNGVNRLTGNMSVGGGQNFRMEFGRFPGAGEFGRASGGFGSGFGSAGAGSGGFAQGQRGGTQSPPTAPSGGSGGGFASGGPSGAAGGQTPFAIRRGEFGGRFGTGGFGAFGGRAGGAFGGGMFDTGTRGVLRLFQAQLGPQIGWLLPIACLSLVPLLRRVRWKRRSELTEREQATIFWAAWLIPVGAFFSIAGFFHQYYLITLAPPIAALVGAGLTAMWRDFRTGGRWKGYLLGVVLLDLVYECLMVRSYPAVRTALIAVTLAFAALSAALVFLPRLAKGWRRAGAIAGLLALLTVPAYWSITPALYGVNGTMPAAGPAGSQSGAGPAFGAANAASRTSENDNVAQYKKLIQYLVAHYRPSKGSFLVATLNAQPAEPIIIATGLPVMAMGGFSGSDAAMTVAKLQQLCRQGKVKYFLIDGGGFGGRGNSELVSWIEKHCKLVPASAWGGSTSQANGDRAGLAGVGGFGGMRGLELYVYTGQAQS, encoded by the coding sequence GTGACATTGGACAAAAGGCGAAGGTGGACCTGGGACAAGGGTGTACTCGCGCTGATCGCGGCCATCGCCCTCTTTCTCAACCTGTACGCACTGAACAAAGAAGGCTACGCCAACGAGTACTACGCAGCGGCTGTGCGCAGCATGCTGGAGAGTTGGCACAACTTCTTCTTTGCCTCGTTCGATCCCGGCGGTTTCATCACCATCGACAAGCCGCCCTTCGACTTCTGGATTCAAGCGGCTTTTGCGTACGTCTTTGGCTTCCACGGCTGGGCGCTCATTCTGCCGCAGGCGCTCGCGGATGTGGGCTCGGTGCTCCTCATGTACGCTCTCGTCAAGCGCCACTTTGGCAGGGTGGCGGGCCTCATCGCTTCAGCCGTCATGGCCGTGACGCCCATCGCGGTCGCGGTGAGCCGCACGAATCAAGTCGACGGGCTGCTTGTGTTTCTGATGCTTCTCGCCACGTGGTTCTTGTTTCGCGCCATCGAGACCAAGCGCCTGCGCCCGCTCGTCGGTGTCGCCGTGATGGAGGGCCTTGCGTTCAACACGAAGATGATGGAGGCGTATCTCATCTTGCCCGCCCTGTACGTGGGCTACTTCGTCGCGTGCAAGCTCTCCTGGCGCAAAAAGCTCGCCTATCTCGGCGCCATGACGGCCCTGCTCGGCGCCATCTCGTTCAGCTGGGCGACCATCGTCCAGCTCACCCCGCCGAGTGACCGGCCCTACGTCGGGAGCACGACCGACAACAACGAATTCACCCTCATCTTCGGATATAACGGCGTGAACCGGCTCACCGGCAACATGTCCGTCGGCGGCGGGCAGAACTTCCGCATGGAATTTGGGCGTTTCCCGGGTGCAGGCGAGTTCGGCCGCGCTTCTGGCGGATTCGGCTCCGGATTCGGCTCAGCCGGCGCGGGTTCTGGGGGATTCGCGCAGGGGCAGCGCGGAGGAACACAAAGCCCTCCAACCGCGCCCTCGGGCGGATCGGGCGGAGGTTTCGCAAGCGGCGGCCCGTCCGGCGCCGCAGGGGGACAGACCCCGTTTGCGATCCGCCGCGGCGAGTTCGGCGGCCGCTTTGGCACCGGCGGCTTCGGCGCCTTCGGCGGCAGAGCGGGTGGCGCCTTTGGCGGCGGGATGTTCGACACCGGCACGCGCGGCGTCCTGCGCCTGTTTCAGGCGCAGCTCGGCCCGCAGATCGGCTGGCTGTTGCCCATCGCCTGCTTGTCGCTCGTTCCGCTCCTTCGCCGCGTGCGCTGGAAGCGGCGAAGCGAGCTGACGGAGCGCGAACAGGCGACCATCTTCTGGGCCGCGTGGCTCATCCCCGTCGGCGCGTTCTTCAGCATCGCGGGGTTCTTCCACCAGTACTACCTCATCACACTCGCGCCGCCAATCGCAGCGCTGGTCGGTGCGGGGCTCACGGCGATGTGGCGCGACTTCCGAACGGGCGGCCGCTGGAAAGGGTACCTGCTCGGCGTGGTCTTGCTCGATCTCGTCTACGAGTGCCTGATGGTCCGCAGCTATCCCGCGGTGCGCACCGCACTCATCGCGGTGACCCTCGCCTTTGCCGCGCTGTCCGCGGCGCTCGTGTTCCTGCCCCGCTTGGCCAAAGGCTGGCGGCGCGCGGGGGCCATCGCCGGACTGCTGGCGCTTTTGACGGTGCCGGCCTACTGGTCGATCACGCCCGCCCTCTACGGCGTGAACGGCACGATGCCGGCCGCGGGACCGGCCGGATCGCAGAGCGGGGCGGGACCGGCATTTGGAGCTGCCAACGCCGCCAGCCGGACGAGCGAAAACGACAACGTGGCGCAATACAAGAAGCTCATTCAATATCTGGTGGCCCACTACAGGCCTTCGAAGGGATCGTTCCTCGTGGCCACGCTGAACGCACAGCCCGCCGAGCCCATCATCATCGCGACCGGGCTGCCGGTGATGGCGATGGGAGGGTTCTCGGGATCCGATGCCGCGATGACCGTGGCGAAGCTCCAACAGCTCTGCAGGCAGGGCAAGGTGAAGTACTTCCTGATCGACGGCGGCGGCTTCGGCGGCCGGGGGAACAGCGAACTGGTGTCGTGGATCGAGAAGCACTGCAAGCTCGTCCCGGCGAGCGCGTGGGGCGGCTCGACGTCCCAGGCGAATGGCGATCGCGCCGGCTTGGCGGGCGTTGGCGGATTTGGCGGCATGAGGGGGCTCGAACTGTATGTCTACACAGGCCAGGCCCAGTCGTGA